The Ptychodera flava strain L36383 chromosome 14, AS_Pfla_20210202, whole genome shotgun sequence genome segment CTACATGGTCTGCGCATGACTGCACTTTCCTCGTGCTACTATGAGAGttgttttattcaaaaaagtAGTTCATATGCTTTATTTACGTCAAAAATAGAGAGAAAATACTActcaaacaaacaatttttagGCTTTAAGGTTATGCTACATCGTAGCACACGACATTTTACAAACTGACCACATGCGAGATTTCTACTACATGTACGAGGCAGAGGTTTCCCCTGCGCACAACATCGGCGCAGTAACAGAGACCGACGTGGAGTTTGTACTGACGAAGAGACGGTTATCAAGCTAGCGGGATCAACTTCACTCTGTTTTCCATAGCCCACGGTAAAATGACTCGATAAATTTGTGCAGTTACTGTGTGTTTGATGCTTAAATTATCGGCCGATCAAAAGAAGGAAAGGAAAAGGGGAAATTCGCCGAGTATTCTGTTACACTTTCGCCAAGACTGCAACATACGCTGTACGAGTCCTGGATCCCAGCATACTGTTGTCCACAGACCAGCTGTAGTGTTTGCACCGTAAGATTTCATCGATCTCTACACTTTCCAAAATATAGCAGGGTAACTCAGCTTTGTTTTTGAAACTTCGTTATAAACTTTATCAATCTACGGGGGTTTGCAATCTGGAATTTTAAAAGAGGAggatatttttgtgtttgttttatcaCGTACTACCTTGGTGACCCTGAAAGCAATTTTATAAGTTCAACAATCAATGTGTCATTCATTAACTCACAACACCTGACTGGAAAGTGTATGGAGCTCGATTTGTTTTGGTGGGATTCAAACAAGGCGCAGGCGTCTCTGTAACAGAAGGATATGGAAGAAAGGACTCGAAAACAACCTCCAAACTTTGTGACACTCTTCATTCTCTTGTATTTACAATGTAGCCAGTGTGGGGATGTTAAACCAAAAACGGAAATATATTTGCCGGATTACAGTTACTATCACAACATGCAAAGATTGGGTCAACACTTGGAGGAAATAGTCTCAAGGAATCCCTACTACTTAAAGTTGGAAAAGGATTATATTTCACGTCAAGGAAGACCTCAGTATATAATTAGGATGACAAATTTTTCAGACAGTCACAAATTCACAGGGTCATACAGCCTTTCTCAACATAAACCAAAAATATTACTGTCATGTGGGGAACATGCAAGAGAATTCTTTCCCATAGAAAGTGTGATATACTtacttcaaaatattacaagtGGTCTGACTGCTTCCAAAGGAAGTCACCAGGAAAACTTCAGTAGGAATGTATTATCCAAATTAGACTTGTTCATAATTGCTATGGTGAATCCAGATGGTAGACACTATATTGAAGAAACTGGAAATTATTGTTGGAGGGGCACAAGTACAGGAGTTGATCTCAACCGGAATTTTGACTGGCTGTTTGGTGGGCGTGGCAGTTCGGGAAATTCTAAGGATGAAGAATACAGAGGGGTGCATGCATTTTCAGGTTTGTGTTCAGTCCTGCAGTACCATGCAAGATATACAATTATTCATACATGGTTACTATTCCAGTAACTGTGAATGACATTGACCAGAGCCCACTGGAAgcatctacatgtatatatgaacAATTCATTATCTGAATCAGGACTTTTGCTAATGTTATGTCCACCATCAATTCTTGCTACGAGGTTCTCATCATTTACCATACAAGCCATTGGACATTGTGTTACCCAAATGTACAGAGCTGCAATAgggtaaaacaaaacaaaccaacaatgaTAATTTGCTTGTGTATGAAAGTGAATCTATATTGATCATGTCTCCGTTCACTATTAGTCTTTGGAGGGCCTACCTTGCCCTTCTTAGTATTGCACACAATTACAAACAATAATTTGTACTCACATAAGATCAAATTCGACAAACCACTTTCATTACTGAAAGCCTATAGAACTGCcataatatttatgaatttcaatttttcacagAACCAGAGTGTACAGTATTGACAGAGATTACAGCCAAGTACAAGTTTGATGTTTTCATCTCTCTCCACTCTGGCATCAGACAAATTTATGTGCCTTTTGCAGGTAAGATGGTTACAAATAATACAGGATAATCTTCCAGTCTTCAATGCTGCTACATCACTGTATGGCTGTTTGCAAAATAGCATAATCTAGTAAACTGCATTGTCaggttttgatgattttggacaGACTTTCATAAAgggatagaacagcatcttttGAAGTGTGTATAGTTATCAATATCATTGTTGTCCAGAGTATCAAATCATAGCTGAGTGCAGTataatatgatgtaatttaacaagcatacatgtattgtgAAGTTTTTGTCATTGCCATGGGAATAGGATATAACTGTAGAGGAGTGTACATGTCTTCtatttctattgaaaataagCTAAATGTTTCTTTCATGCAATGTAATTATCAGGTCATATATAACAGATGATATGGTTTGGGTGTCTAGCATTCCTTCATGTTTACTGACTCAGTAGTGTATTACTGGTATTATTGGTTAGTTCATAAATTACCAAGAGATGTTCCAAAAATATTTAGAAAAGAAATAGTGGATGAatcaaatgaatgaatgaatgtgttTGAAACAGTAATTTGCATGATTCCACTCTAAATGAAAGGTTTTTGCAATTCTGAATTctatatttgaatttgaaattgaagaTTCCACTGATAGAATACCAGGCAAGGTCAGGTCTGGTAGCTCATAGCGTGCATtttatataagcaataaagcacacccagcagtgatataccacaagattttgaccagttcttGACGTAAATCATGAGCAATAGCGAGtgtgtgcatatatgaagtgaactggtcaaaatcgagtggtataccgctgctgggtgtgatttgatctttgctcttgccgagagctcGTGCATATGCCAGCCGTGATATATTGCGAATATACTATGGTTCTTTTCACATCTTGACTAATCAGATCGCTACATTTGTACCATCAATACACTGGCATGATATAATAGTTTAAACGTGTATACACACAAGATATTGGAGACAAAGAGGAATGTGTATGTGCATTATCATATCTGGCTAGATGCATATTTTTTGTAGTTGCAAATATCAGTGTCATTGTCTATTGTTTAATCCTTTTGTGAACTGTAGAAAAGAGTACAATATGAAGTATTCTTATTTAATAAAGATGAGaacatgaaaattgacatgataAATGTAGTTTGTGCCTAGTATTAGCTACTCAGCTAAATCCATAAGTCAGGACATTACATCTAGTATTGAGATCTCACTGGCATGGTGCACGCGGCAATTGATGATGGAACTTTGTGCAAAtagttttatttgttaaatgaTTAGGCATTGTTTGAATAATAAACAGTGATGAATTGCCTGAGGTGTGTCTGAGGTACAAAAGTTGGGTATATGTGagcatagaccctagagaaaagCTAGGGTCTATTATGTAAGGAACTCTTTAAGTCAAAATGTCACTCACTCTATcacaaccatggtttggccaaaacctATGGTTATCAATGAGTGAATTCAGGGTGAACAGCTTAAAGTTGTTTTTGGTGGAGCATAGTTTGTATTAGTATTGGTGATATCATGTCTGAAGAAACATAATAGATAGATGATATTTATATGTGATGTGGAAACATTTTGATACCTGCTGATATGTctgttctttcattgtcatCTGTTCTGTCATTGTCATGTTGTTATTGCCTCTGCTTATGcacttgaatttcctcctgaaAAATGATGGACTTCTGTTTATTAAGTCTTACTTTCATCATTTCCTATTCAAAAATTTATACTTGTTGAAACAAGGTCTGCATTCCATTTTCCTTGATGAATACAGTATATTGCTAATATTGATAATGTACACAATGAAATCTGTAACACCTCATGTATATGACTTCTTGTTTTCACAACACCAATTACTTTGAATCTCTCAGAAGTTTGGTACTGGTAATCCTAATAAAATGTACATCATGTGATGTgctctgattttctgttagcaCTATGATATTGCTCAGTTGACTGTGAAAGGACAGCAGTCTCGAAAAGTTGTGTAACTCGCGTATGTCCCCACATGATTCATTTCGTCAGAGATACATCTTGTAcatataaccagtatccaacagACCGAGCCGTGTGCCATAAGTTGGCATAGTACATAAGAATAATGAAACCCCATGGCATTCATAGCCAATTACTAagtaaagggacaaagttaGTGATTGACTTCAAGGGTACTtgattgacataatttttaggCTGGAGTCCTTTCACTctcaaatgaacaaaaaataaacaactttGATGGAAAACCGGAGCATGATGCTAGCCATAAGTTGTGGGGTATGATACCAAAACTGCAGAGCAGTTCCAGACAACAATACAGAGGAAAATACAAGTAGTTGTCATCTGTtgtagaaaatgaaaatcagcAATCGGGCATAAATGAATTCGAGAGAGTTTGTACAGAGTAGGTTCTGTTATTGGACATTCTGCCTGTTGActtatcaaataaataaatgaattaataaataaataaatggcaTTATACCTGTTGActcatgaaataaataatgaatgaaaaataatagataaacaaataaagtaAGAAAGAATTTGACCATAATCCTATATGTTTGGGCCATCCAAGGCATCTTTATTGTTTCTCAAATGTTGTGGGAATTCAAAGTATATCAGCAGTGCAGTTACAAGACTATGAATTTAAGTTCAAATGAATGCAAGAATTATGTAACTGAAATTTAGGTTAATCTCACCTTTCTTCTTCTAAAATTGCCTTAGAATGACTTGTTACATGGGTTAAGAttcaaaaagtaaaatcattAACTGTGTAAATCTGATGATATTACCGAATTGAATATTTATGAGAATATGTTTTACAGTCAAATCGGGCTTCAAGTTTTTCAGGTGCacctgtcaaatagtgaaatttTCTCATATGAATACTGAATGAAATGTTACATGACTTTGTTTCTTTTCTTCAGTATACATCAAACACTAAAGCTAAAACTGGTTATTTGCTCATCCTATTTCAGgttaaattattcaaaattatttcaaaatcaattaaTATAATAACCAGAAGGTTACTATGAAAGACCACTGTAACATACACCTCACTGTCAAATCAACTTAGTgaaaatcatgtacattgttACACCATGTGAAGTCAGTGAAAATAATGTTCATATATTTCTGTAGAGGTCTCTAATGGTGTTATTTATTCTTTAACTGGTTTCAAGCATCTTGACCTGAAGGTGCCTTCTAAAACCTGACAGAAACACGGTTAACCTACACTTATCCAAACATGCAACCATTTAAATGCACAGCGAAACAGGTCATCACTCGGGATGATATGAATAGTTGTAATGTTGATCACCCTAACAATTTTCCCACAATACCTCTGCTGTAGTTCTTTGTTAAAGTCATGAAGGCTGTGATTCTTACTATTTACATTGTGAAGATTAGCATTACACGCTTGATGATAGATTTTGTGACATTCAGGGTCATGAGAGAACTGAACATGATTTATTTGATAAACGCCAATAAGTTAGAATATTGCCATAAATAACAGGTAACAAATCTTGCCTACATATACAGagcaataaaatgttaaatcatGATTACATTATGCATGTATAGTGTACAGTGATGAAACAGGTAATGGTGCATGGACAGTGTTATGAATTCAGTGAGTGCTACATATGTAGTGCATAGAACTCATGTCATCACATCTGTGACATTACAATTTATTGTTGATGATATCATTAGAATGGAAGTCTTGACTGTTTGTATGGTGTTTTTCATTTGAGATTTGCCACTAGCacaattattgaaattttggtattaattaaGCAGAGTTATGGTTATGTCAACAACTGTAATGACAAGATATTTCCCCCGTCAGTCTTGACAGGTTTACTACCAGTATTATATCCCATAAAAGAGTGTGGATAATTCATGCTATTATGAGGGTTACTTGTTTGAGATTTCATTTAGAATAATCAAACaataatgtttttaattttggaaAGCTCTCTTGGAAAATAACTTGATAATGGGCGTACCACCAGTATATGTAAATGTAGCATCAGtttgatttctttgaaaaatatgaatcagGTATTTgtagactgactgactgactcaTGACATCTGTGACATAAactattcatcaaaattttgaaaaggagGGTGTCACAGTGGATTCTgggttaaaaaaattgtaacttgCCTGAGCAAGTTGAATACATACTAtatcaatattattttcattgctTCACTGTGTTTGATGATTGTATTCATCTACTTTCATGTCTAAGGTCACCAAGGTTATAGGGAATCTTCTCTCAGCTATGATTGTGTTTTCAGAGTTCAATGGAACTGCTAAGTGCTTACCAGTACAGTATTTGATAAAATAGGTTTTGTGTAACTGAGTAATTGCACTGCACTCAGTTCTTGTGCTATTTGattgcaaaaaattgaaaaattcaaattatgtcTCAGCAATTCCAACATAACTCCATTATGTACATCCAATACGCTTTAATTGCAAGCTGTGGCTCTGAACAATTACAAGAATACTTTTCTTGatcaaacaagtcatcgttgatgacacagtccccacttgttaatgggtactttgattacaggtcctcagagaggatagagtcctcttcattaggtctgtgataaaaatacttttgaataaattcgcttgacaCATGTCTGAGTCGTagttcaagacatgaaaaaatcgtaataaaatgccacacggtggccatattggatcgtatcacaaaacaaatgaatttgcatatgtatgacataggtcaatgtccttgtaccacttggattaaaatcggttgagatatgcctgagttatggctttgtacatgaaaaaaatcacaacaaaatggccgcacagcagccatattggattgtatcacaaaacaaattaaggtgcatatatatgccattggtcaatgtccttgtaccaactttgaataaattcgcttgatacatgtctgagttatggttctggatatgaaaaaacgtaataaaatggccacacagcggccatattggatcgtatcatacaacaaatcaatgtgcatagctatgacattggtcaatgtccttgtaccaactttgaataaaatctgttgaaacatgcctgagtaatgattctgtacatgaaaaaatcataataaaatggccgcctggcggccatattggattgtatcacaaaacaaattgacgtgcatatgtatgacataggtcaatgtccttgtaccaagtttgaataaaatcggttgagatatgcct includes the following:
- the LOC139150401 gene encoding carboxypeptidase A4-like, which gives rise to MEERTRKQPPNFVTLFILLYLQCSQCGDVKPKTEIYLPDYSYYHNMQRLGQHLEEIVSRNPYYLKLEKDYISRQGRPQYIIRMTNFSDSHKFTGSYSLSQHKPKILLSCGEHAREFFPIESVIYLLQNITSGLTASKGSHQENFSRNVLSKLDLFIIAMVNPDGRHYIEETGNYCWRGTSTGVDLNRNFDWLFGGRGSSGNSKDEEYRGVHAFSEPECTVLTEITAKYKFDVFISLHSGIRQIYVPFADSLSKKEKRVPYNAEAQLELAQLMSQSTPNTFTYGIAHKLNDYVADGTIFDYMAGVRQIPFSFAIELWGEGDHKGARCFDLFNPKSEDLQKSLEEVHPIYETLFTFIIEWKEKQLKEYFSQIDEPPTGLSFAYAIVAFIILVTIFLSVQHKLPYYLRLYHRRRVVSLRSLSSTFSVMKIT